In Rhizobium sp. N324, a single genomic region encodes these proteins:
- a CDS encoding class I SAM-dependent methyltransferase has protein sequence MPRDSTSTFYEENAETYANRARSLPKRQLDAFLAGITPDGAILELGCGGGQDSAYMLSQGFDVTPTDGSAELARQAEALIGRPVKVMRFQELDADSAFNGVWAHASLLHVPRHELPDVFARIRRALKIGGRLHASFKAGEAEGRDGFGRYYNYPSAEWLSQLLTKDGWRNLAIAEHDGGGYDGKPTRWITVSAKR, from the coding sequence ATGCCTCGTGACAGCACCTCCACCTTTTATGAAGAAAACGCCGAGACATACGCCAACCGGGCGCGCAGCCTGCCGAAGCGGCAGCTCGATGCCTTCCTCGCCGGTATAACACCGGATGGCGCAATCCTCGAACTCGGCTGCGGTGGCGGCCAGGACAGCGCCTACATGCTGTCGCAGGGTTTCGATGTGACACCGACGGATGGCTCGGCCGAGCTCGCCAGACAGGCGGAAGCGCTGATCGGCAGGCCGGTGAAGGTCATGCGGTTCCAGGAGCTCGACGCCGACAGCGCCTTCAACGGCGTCTGGGCGCATGCGAGCCTTCTCCATGTCCCGAGGCATGAGTTGCCCGATGTCTTCGCCCGCATCCGCCGGGCGCTGAAAATCGGCGGCCGCCTCCATGCAAGCTTCAAGGCGGGCGAAGCGGAAGGCCGTGACGGCTTTGGGCGCTACTACAACTACCCTTCCGCCGAATGGCTGTCACAGCTTCTGACCAAAGACGGCTGGCGCAACCTCGCCATCGCCGAACACGACGGCGGCGGCTATGACGGCAAACCGACACGGTGGATCACTGTGAGCGCAAAACGATAG
- the ilvC gene encoding ketol-acid reductoisomerase yields MRVYYDRDADLNLIKAKKVVVIGYGSQGRAHALNLKDSGAQNLVIALKAGSPTVKKAEADGFKVMTVAEAAGWADLMMMATPDELQADIYKADIAPNIRDGAAIAFAHGLNVHFGLIEPKASVDVVMIAPKGPGHTVRGEYQKGGGVPCLVAVHQNASGNALELALSYACGVGGGRSGIIETNFREECETDLFGEQVVLCGGLVELIRAGFETLTEAGYAPEMAYFECLHEVKLIVDLIYEGGIANMNYSISNTAEWGEYVTGPRIITEETKAEMKRVLKDIQTGKFTSEWMQEYRSGAARFKGIRRNNDSHQIEEVGAKLRGMMPWIGKNKLVDKSVN; encoded by the coding sequence ATGCGCGTCTATTACGATCGTGATGCCGATCTCAACCTCATCAAGGCCAAGAAGGTCGTCGTCATCGGCTACGGTTCGCAGGGCCGTGCCCATGCGCTGAACCTCAAGGACAGCGGCGCCCAGAACCTCGTCATCGCCCTCAAGGCCGGTTCGCCCACGGTCAAGAAGGCCGAAGCCGATGGCTTCAAGGTCATGACGGTTGCCGAAGCCGCCGGCTGGGCCGACCTGATGATGATGGCGACGCCGGACGAGCTGCAGGCCGACATCTACAAGGCCGACATCGCGCCGAACATCCGCGACGGCGCAGCCATCGCCTTTGCTCACGGCCTCAACGTTCACTTCGGCTTGATCGAGCCGAAGGCTTCGGTCGACGTCGTCATGATCGCGCCGAAGGGCCCGGGCCACACCGTTCGCGGCGAATACCAAAAGGGCGGCGGCGTTCCCTGCCTCGTGGCCGTTCACCAGAATGCGTCCGGCAATGCGCTTGAACTCGCTCTCTCCTACGCCTGCGGCGTCGGCGGCGGCCGTTCGGGCATCATCGAAACCAACTTCCGCGAAGAGTGCGAAACCGACCTCTTCGGCGAACAGGTCGTTCTCTGCGGCGGTCTCGTCGAGCTGATCCGCGCCGGTTTCGAAACGCTCACCGAAGCTGGCTATGCGCCTGAAATGGCCTACTTCGAGTGCCTGCACGAAGTGAAGCTGATCGTCGACCTGATCTATGAAGGCGGCATCGCCAACATGAACTACTCGATCTCCAACACGGCCGAGTGGGGCGAATACGTCACCGGTCCGCGCATCATCACCGAAGAAACCAAGGCCGAGATGAAGCGCGTCCTCAAGGACATCCAGACCGGCAAGTTCACCTCCGAATGGATGCAGGAATACCGCTCCGGTGCTGCCCGCTTCAAGGGCATCCGCCGCAACAACGACAGCCACCAGATCGAGGAAGTCGGCGCCAAGCTGCGCGGCATGATGCCCTGGATCGGCAAGAACAAGCTGGTCGACAAGTCCGTGAACTAA
- a CDS encoding TetR/AcrR family transcriptional regulator codes for MGALILSVDTAEPSEFSPRQNAVLEQALRLLVDGGEKALTTSGVARAANCSKESLYKWFGDRDGLLSAMIAYQASKVRTFERNGERLTAASLHDHVVIFARDLLEVLAGDVSLALNRLAIGQSNRDGSKLGKLLLERGRRQIDRRAMALIDAGKRAGLLRFSDADEAYHTLYGLVVSDLHVRMLLGEPGLKDTARQAERAVTAFLRLYGTEKVLAEMPVLG; via the coding sequence ATGGGAGCCCTGATCTTGTCTGTCGATACTGCAGAGCCGAGCGAATTTTCGCCGCGCCAGAACGCCGTTCTGGAGCAGGCGCTGCGGTTGCTCGTCGATGGCGGCGAGAAGGCGCTGACGACCTCGGGTGTGGCGCGCGCCGCCAATTGCTCCAAGGAAAGCCTCTACAAGTGGTTCGGCGACCGCGACGGATTGCTGTCGGCGATGATTGCCTATCAGGCGAGCAAGGTGCGCACCTTCGAGCGCAATGGTGAGCGGCTGACGGCGGCGAGCCTGCACGACCATGTGGTCATTTTCGCGCGCGACCTGCTTGAGGTGCTGGCCGGTGATGTCTCGCTGGCGCTGAACCGGCTGGCGATCGGCCAGTCGAACCGCGACGGCTCGAAGCTCGGCAAGCTGCTGCTGGAGCGCGGCCGCCGGCAGATCGACCGCCGCGCCATGGCGCTGATCGACGCCGGCAAGAGGGCAGGGCTGCTGCGGTTTTCCGATGCCGACGAAGCTTATCACACGCTTTACGGCCTGGTTGTTTCCGACCTGCATGTGCGCATGCTACTCGGAGAGCCCGGCCTCAAGGATACCGCGCGCCAGGCGGAGAGGGCGGTGACCGCCTTCCTCCGGCTTTACGGCACGGAGAAGGTATTGGCGGAAATGCCGGTTCTCGGCTGA
- a CDS encoding FGGY-family carbohydrate kinase yields the protein MSDTFHPPEADAKYVIGVDVGTGSARAGLFDMAGSMLASAKRNISLFHEAGSIVEQSSSEIWRAVCAAVREAVAAAGVDPASVVGLGFDATCSLVVLGEGGKPLPVGPSEDPDRDIIVWMDHRAVPQAERINAFGHDVLRYVGGRISPEMETPKLLWLRENRPQVFDAAWQFFDLADFLTWRATGDLSRSTCTVTCKWTYLAHEKRWDSSYFHQIGLGVLADEGFARIGTAIVEPGSALGEGLTAAAAEELGLVPGTAVAAGLIDAHAGGVGTVGADPQANLAYVFGTSSCTMTSTAEPSFVSGVWGPYYSAMVPGLWLNEGGQSAAGAAIDHLLSFHPAAGEARELAKDAGVALPVLLADMAAGKAGHASDAVRLAVGLHVVPEFLGNRAPFADPHARAVIAGLGMERDVDSLVCLYIAGLCGIGYGLRQIIETQAGAGVTVENIVISGGAGQHDFVRQVLADASGKPVVATKAEEPVLLGAAILGAVAGRQFADVRAAMSELTRVETRFQPSEGEISNLHGKRYEVFKELQALARKLRSDA from the coding sequence ATGAGCGATACATTCCACCCCCCGGAAGCGGATGCCAAATATGTCATCGGCGTCGATGTCGGCACTGGCAGCGCCCGGGCCGGCCTGTTCGATATGGCCGGCAGCATGCTTGCCTCCGCCAAGCGGAATATCAGCCTGTTTCATGAAGCCGGTTCCATCGTCGAGCAATCGAGCAGCGAAATCTGGCGCGCCGTGTGCGCGGCCGTGCGGGAGGCGGTAGCTGCCGCCGGCGTCGATCCGGCCTCCGTGGTCGGGCTCGGTTTCGACGCCACCTGCTCGCTCGTCGTTCTCGGCGAAGGCGGCAAGCCGCTGCCCGTCGGGCCTTCGGAAGATCCGGACCGGGACATCATCGTGTGGATGGACCACCGCGCCGTCCCGCAGGCGGAGCGTATCAACGCCTTCGGGCATGACGTGCTGCGCTATGTCGGCGGCCGCATCTCGCCCGAGATGGAAACGCCCAAGCTTCTCTGGCTCAGGGAAAACCGCCCCCAGGTGTTCGATGCGGCCTGGCAGTTCTTCGACCTTGCGGATTTCCTGACCTGGCGGGCAACTGGCGACCTCTCGCGCTCGACCTGCACCGTCACCTGCAAGTGGACCTATCTCGCCCATGAAAAGCGCTGGGACAGCAGCTATTTCCATCAGATCGGGCTCGGAGTGCTGGCAGACGAAGGTTTTGCCCGCATCGGCACGGCGATCGTCGAGCCCGGTTCGGCGCTCGGCGAGGGACTGACCGCTGCAGCGGCTGAGGAACTCGGCCTGGTGCCGGGCACGGCCGTCGCGGCCGGGCTGATCGATGCCCATGCCGGCGGCGTCGGTACCGTCGGCGCCGATCCGCAGGCCAATCTTGCCTATGTCTTCGGGACCTCCTCCTGCACGATGACCTCGACGGCAGAACCGTCTTTCGTTTCAGGCGTCTGGGGACCTTATTATTCGGCGATGGTGCCGGGCCTCTGGCTGAACGAAGGCGGCCAGAGCGCCGCCGGCGCGGCGATCGACCATCTTCTCTCCTTCCATCCGGCGGCCGGCGAGGCGAGAGAGCTTGCGAAGGACGCAGGCGTTGCGCTGCCGGTCCTGCTTGCCGACATGGCCGCCGGCAAGGCGGGCCATGCTTCCGATGCCGTCAGGCTGGCGGTCGGCCTGCATGTCGTTCCCGAGTTCCTCGGAAACCGCGCGCCCTTTGCCGATCCACATGCCCGGGCTGTTATTGCCGGTCTCGGCATGGAGCGGGATGTCGACAGCCTGGTCTGCCTTTATATCGCTGGGCTTTGCGGCATCGGCTACGGCCTCCGGCAGATCATCGAAACGCAGGCCGGGGCGGGCGTCACCGTCGAGAATATCGTCATCAGCGGCGGCGCCGGCCAGCACGATTTCGTGCGCCAGGTGCTCGCCGATGCGAGCGGCAAGCCGGTGGTCGCCACGAAGGCCGAAGAGCCGGTGCTGCTCGGGGCGGCCATCCTCGGCGCCGTCGCCGGCCGCCAATTTGCCGATGTGCGCGCGGCGATGAGCGAACTCACCAGGGTGGAAACACGCTTTCAGCCGTCTGAGGGTGAGATTTCGAATCTCCACGGCAAACGCTACGAAGTCTTCAAGGAGCTTCAGGCGCTCGCGCGCAAGCTTCGCAGCGATGCCTGA
- a CDS encoding HAD family hydrolase, with product MLDSRIDHPNMPGAMDSIDLVIFDCDGVLIDSEPIASRTLAETLQGAGIAISAAEAHVKFTGNSESIIAEMCRREFGIADVTALFERWHLHLFDEFARSLTPIAGIAEVVNGLDRPKCVASNSTMRRLRNSLGKLDLWRAFGEDVFSAEAVSRPKPAPDLLLHCAERFRARPGKCVMIDDSVHGVASAIAAGMTAIGFVDPADPRPGRRAVLDAAGAAAVATGAGELTAILENVGGRL from the coding sequence ATGCTCGATAGCCGCATCGATCATCCCAACATGCCAGGCGCCATGGACAGCATCGACCTCGTGATATTCGATTGCGACGGTGTGCTGATCGACAGCGAGCCGATCGCCAGCCGTACGCTTGCGGAAACGCTGCAAGGCGCCGGCATTGCCATCAGCGCGGCAGAAGCCCATGTCAAATTCACCGGCAACTCGGAAAGCATCATCGCCGAAATGTGCCGGCGCGAATTCGGGATCGCCGACGTCACCGCGCTGTTCGAGAGGTGGCATCTTCATCTATTCGACGAATTCGCCCGTTCGCTGACGCCGATTGCCGGCATTGCCGAGGTCGTCAACGGCCTCGACCGTCCGAAATGCGTCGCCTCGAACAGCACAATGCGGCGGCTGCGCAACAGCCTGGGCAAGCTCGATCTCTGGCGCGCCTTCGGCGAGGATGTGTTCAGCGCCGAAGCCGTCTCGCGGCCGAAGCCGGCGCCCGATTTGCTGCTGCATTGCGCCGAGCGCTTCCGGGCCCGTCCGGGCAAATGCGTCATGATCGACGACAGCGTCCACGGCGTGGCGTCGGCAATTGCCGCGGGCATGACGGCCATCGGATTCGTCGATCCGGCCGATCCGAGGCCCGGCCGCCGCGCGGTGCTCGATGCCGCCGGAGCCGCCGCCGTTGCGACAGGGGCGGGGGAACTTACCGCCATTCTGGAAAATGTCGGAGGAAGGCTGTGA
- a CDS encoding glycerophosphodiester phosphodiesterase family protein, producing MVHIIGHRGGRNLWPENSLSGFRNLAQMPVDGVEFDIHLTKSGEILVIHDPTLERTTDAHGPVADLAPGKHREIRLRNSDAEAIPTLEEVLAVFKDTPLELHIELKNHADGTPYEGLAAKAFAAVERIGLVERSILTSFHPDVLADIRNAAPGVRTLSSFDAKSAERLGLASGLNLMKQYSDIIAVEKSLLQAKWDEITRLVPVDRLGAWVPNETRDLEYWLAKPIRQITTDRPDLALQARR from the coding sequence ATGGTGCATATCATCGGCCACCGCGGTGGCCGCAATCTCTGGCCTGAAAACAGTCTTTCGGGCTTCCGCAACCTTGCGCAAATGCCGGTCGATGGCGTGGAATTCGACATCCATCTGACGAAGTCCGGCGAAATCCTCGTCATTCATGACCCGACGCTCGAACGCACGACGGATGCACATGGGCCGGTCGCCGATCTCGCCCCCGGAAAACATCGTGAAATCCGCCTCAGGAACAGCGACGCGGAGGCGATCCCGACCCTGGAAGAGGTCCTTGCCGTCTTCAAGGACACGCCGCTTGAGCTGCATATCGAACTGAAGAACCATGCCGATGGGACGCCTTACGAGGGGCTGGCGGCCAAGGCATTTGCCGCCGTCGAGCGGATTGGTCTTGTGGAGCGCTCGATCCTGACGAGCTTTCATCCCGACGTGCTTGCCGATATTCGCAACGCCGCTCCGGGAGTTCGCACCTTGTCGTCCTTCGACGCCAAGTCGGCCGAGCGCCTCGGCCTTGCGAGCGGCCTCAACCTGATGAAGCAATATTCGGACATCATCGCCGTGGAAAAATCGCTGCTGCAGGCGAAGTGGGACGAGATCACCCGGCTCGTGCCGGTCGACCGGCTCGGGGCCTGGGTTCCGAACGAAACGCGCGATCTCGAATATTGGCTCGCCAAACCGATCCGGCAGATCACCACGGACCGGCCGGATCTCGCCCTGCAGGCACGGAGGTGA
- a CDS encoding ABC transporter permease subunit, whose amino-acid sequence MPERHLGLSIFCHAVLLIGAVFVCLPLYFAFVAGSLTLQEVQQAPFPVVPGSHFFENLAAAWQQGEFSRLFLNSIIVTAGIVVGKLAISLIAAFGVTYFRFPFRMTAFWLIFVSLMLPVEVRIIPTYEAVADAAGPLRWLAGTIGLSGIVERLTGYSIEASLKWNMVNSYSGLILPLIASASATFLFRQFFLTVPDELCEAAKLDGAGPLKFFKDILLPLSSANIAALSIILFLYGWNQYLWPLLFTTDKDMGTAVLGLKQLVPVSDSAPAWNIAMSAALLVMLPPAAVILFMQRWFTKGLVDSGK is encoded by the coding sequence ATGCCCGAACGCCATCTCGGTCTATCGATCTTCTGCCACGCGGTGCTGCTCATCGGCGCGGTCTTCGTCTGCCTGCCGCTCTACTTCGCCTTCGTCGCCGGCTCGCTCACCTTGCAGGAGGTACAGCAGGCGCCGTTCCCGGTCGTGCCGGGCTCGCATTTCTTCGAAAACCTGGCCGCCGCCTGGCAGCAGGGCGAGTTCTCCCGACTGTTCCTGAATTCGATCATCGTCACCGCCGGCATCGTCGTCGGCAAGCTGGCGATCTCGCTGATCGCCGCTTTCGGCGTCACCTATTTCCGCTTCCCATTTCGCATGACGGCGTTCTGGCTGATCTTCGTGTCGCTGATGCTTCCGGTCGAGGTCCGCATCATCCCGACCTATGAAGCGGTCGCCGATGCCGCCGGGCCGCTTCGCTGGCTGGCCGGGACGATCGGCCTTTCCGGTATCGTCGAGCGGCTGACGGGATACAGCATCGAAGCGTCGTTGAAGTGGAACATGGTCAACAGCTATAGCGGCCTGATCCTGCCGCTGATCGCCTCGGCCTCGGCAACCTTCCTGTTCCGGCAGTTCTTCCTCACCGTTCCCGACGAGCTTTGCGAGGCGGCCAAGCTCGATGGCGCCGGTCCGCTGAAATTCTTCAAGGATATCCTGCTGCCGCTGTCGAGCGCCAATATCGCGGCACTGTCGATCATCCTGTTTCTCTACGGCTGGAACCAGTATTTGTGGCCGCTGCTCTTCACCACCGACAAGGACATGGGAACGGCGGTCCTCGGGCTGAAGCAGCTCGTTCCGGTCTCGGACTCCGCGCCTGCCTGGAACATTGCGATGAGCGCTGCGCTGCTCGTCATGCTGCCGCCTGCGGCCGTCATTCTCTTCATGCAACGCTGGTTCACCAAGGGGCTGGTGGACTCCGGAAAGTAA
- a CDS encoding ABC transporter permease subunit has translation MEGAARRLRIPDLPWTGRRSTQPSEAGLKSAHFNKPWLAFGLVAPQLLILLFFFFIPSYKALSLAFVQVDPFGGTQIFVGLENFYNLFASPEYRGSALFTLWFAVAQNAATLLLAGLFAFATDFVIRGRGIYKSIILLPYAIAPVISGVIWAFLFNPAVGPTAQFLHGLGLEWDPNRRPLDAQLLVTIASVWKNVCYDYIFLVAALLAVPVSLLEAAKLDGARPVRRFFTISLPLISPTIFFLVVMNFVYGLFETFGIIDAVTRGGPAGATNSLVYNVYQDGFVQLDLGSSAAQSVLLMLIAILFTIVQFRALERKVNYQV, from the coding sequence ATGGAGGGCGCCGCCAGGCGCCTTCGCATCCCGGATCTTCCGTGGACAGGCCGGAGGAGCACGCAGCCCTCGGAGGCCGGGTTGAAGTCGGCTCATTTCAACAAGCCTTGGCTCGCCTTTGGCCTGGTCGCACCGCAGCTGCTGATCCTCCTGTTCTTCTTTTTCATCCCGTCCTACAAGGCGCTGTCGCTGGCCTTCGTTCAGGTCGATCCTTTCGGCGGCACGCAGATTTTCGTCGGGTTGGAGAATTTCTACAATCTGTTCGCCAGTCCGGAATATCGCGGCAGCGCGCTGTTCACGCTGTGGTTCGCCGTCGCGCAGAATGCAGCAACGCTTCTGCTTGCCGGCCTGTTTGCCTTCGCGACCGATTTCGTGATCAGGGGCAGGGGGATCTATAAGAGCATCATCCTGCTGCCTTATGCGATCGCACCGGTCATTTCAGGGGTGATCTGGGCCTTCCTGTTCAATCCTGCGGTTGGGCCGACTGCGCAATTCCTGCATGGGCTCGGTCTCGAATGGGATCCGAACCGGCGTCCGCTCGATGCGCAGCTGCTGGTCACCATCGCCTCGGTCTGGAAGAATGTCTGCTACGACTACATATTTCTTGTCGCCGCATTGCTGGCTGTGCCTGTATCTCTCCTCGAGGCCGCAAAGCTCGACGGCGCAAGGCCCGTTCGGCGCTTCTTCACCATCTCGCTGCCACTGATCTCGCCGACGATCTTCTTCCTCGTGGTGATGAACTTCGTCTACGGACTGTTCGAGACCTTCGGCATCATCGACGCGGTCACCCGCGGCGGTCCGGCGGGGGCGACGAACAGCCTGGTCTACAACGTCTATCAGGATGGTTTCGTGCAGCTCGACCTCGGCTCGTCGGCCGCCCAGTCGGTGCTTTTGATGTTGATCGCCATCCTCTTCACCATCGTTCAATTCCGTGCGCTCGAGCGCAAGGTCAATTACCAGGTGTAG
- a CDS encoding extracellular solute-binding protein, which produces MTAKSSMGARLRRTIRSFAAGAALVTLGLAAAGDASAADRVKVEWWNAAGGRLAEITNKLIADFNASQDKYEVVGIGKGNYEETMAAMVAAYRVHQQPVLIQAAERGFLTMYNSGAVIPVPELMEKEGYKIDWNDFLAPVAGFYLVDGKPAAMPFNSSTPIFWYNADQFKAAGFDKPGETWQELDKQLSAIKEKGVSKCQMALANDFYWSLIENYAAIQDQPYGTKANGFGGLDTEFIFNKSPLVVGQVTRLKTWLDAGILQIAGQGLSPDQLFTSGTCSTYVASTAAHAAVESGAKFNWSATFLPHEEGIEPKNSTIGGGALWVLKGKSEEEYAGAAAFLNFIASPKTQVWWSKQTGYVPVTNAAYEQAKSEGYFKDHPTREIAILQLTRGTPTDNSRGFRFGNHNQSMALLVEEIQGVWTGQKTPQQALDAAAARGNQILRQYEQLHAAK; this is translated from the coding sequence ATGACGGCAAAGTCTTCGATGGGCGCCCGTTTGCGGCGGACGATCCGCTCGTTCGCGGCGGGTGCAGCACTGGTGACGCTCGGATTGGCAGCAGCGGGTGACGCCAGCGCAGCCGATCGCGTCAAGGTCGAATGGTGGAACGCGGCCGGCGGGCGCCTCGCCGAGATCACCAACAAGCTGATTGCCGACTTCAACGCCTCGCAGGACAAATACGAGGTCGTCGGCATCGGCAAAGGCAATTACGAGGAAACCATGGCGGCGATGGTGGCCGCCTACCGTGTCCACCAGCAGCCGGTGCTGATCCAGGCGGCTGAGCGGGGCTTCCTGACTATGTACAATTCCGGCGCCGTCATTCCGGTGCCGGAGCTTATGGAAAAGGAAGGCTACAAGATCGACTGGAACGATTTCCTTGCCCCGGTGGCCGGCTTCTATCTCGTCGACGGCAAGCCGGCGGCGATGCCCTTCAACAGCTCGACGCCGATCTTCTGGTACAATGCCGATCAGTTCAAGGCAGCCGGTTTCGACAAGCCGGGCGAGACCTGGCAGGAGCTCGACAAGCAGCTCAGCGCCATCAAGGAGAAGGGCGTTTCGAAGTGCCAGATGGCGCTGGCGAACGACTTCTACTGGAGCCTGATCGAAAACTACGCGGCAATCCAGGATCAGCCTTACGGCACCAAGGCGAACGGTTTCGGCGGCCTCGATACCGAGTTCATCTTCAACAAGAGCCCGCTGGTCGTCGGTCAGGTGACGCGCCTGAAGACGTGGCTCGACGCCGGCATCCTGCAGATCGCCGGCCAGGGCCTCTCGCCCGACCAGTTGTTCACGTCTGGCACCTGCTCGACCTATGTGGCCTCCACCGCGGCGCATGCTGCCGTCGAGAGCGGCGCAAAATTCAATTGGAGCGCAACGTTCCTGCCGCATGAGGAGGGCATTGAGCCCAAGAACAGCACCATCGGCGGCGGCGCGCTCTGGGTGTTGAAAGGCAAGTCGGAGGAGGAATATGCCGGTGCTGCCGCCTTTCTCAACTTCATCGCCTCACCGAAGACGCAGGTCTGGTGGAGCAAGCAGACCGGCTATGTGCCGGTGACCAACGCCGCCTATGAGCAGGCCAAGTCCGAAGGCTATTTCAAGGATCACCCGACCCGCGAAATCGCCATTCTCCAGCTCACGCGTGGCACGCCGACCGACAATTCGCGCGGCTTCCGCTTCGGCAACCATAACCAGTCGATGGCGCTTTTGGTGGAAGAGATCCAGGGTGTCTGGACCGGCCAGAAGACACCGCAGCAGGCGCTGGACGCGGCGGCGGCTCGCGGAAACCAGATCCTTCGCCAGTATGAGCAGCTACATGCGGCAAAGTAG
- a CDS encoding sn-glycerol-3-phosphate import ATP-binding protein UgpC → MAAIELIDLKKNYGAVPAVKGINLSVADGEMIVLVGPSGCGKSTLLRMIAGLEAISSGHLRIAGNDVGHVDPADRNIAMVFQNYALYPHMTVRENLEYGLKNRRVPRGEIDRRIANAAGILEIGEFLERRPRQLSGGQRQRVAMGRAIVRDPAAFLFDEPLSNLDAKLRVQMRVEIRRLQRQLKTTSLYVTHDQLEAMTLADRLVVMNGGRIEQIGTPIEVYRRPDTVFVAGFIGSPPMNLIDLDELGPCDLALPRDTDLIGIRPGAINLGDGSAHDLRFDAHVELIETVGDENNVHLRIDGSDKRIVASVPTDRHMQEGDRTSCHVRRDGLHPFNRTTGRRTD, encoded by the coding sequence ATGGCAGCGATCGAACTGATCGATCTGAAGAAAAATTACGGAGCGGTTCCGGCGGTAAAAGGGATCAATCTCAGCGTCGCCGACGGCGAAATGATCGTGCTTGTGGGGCCTTCGGGATGTGGAAAATCGACCTTGCTGCGGATGATCGCCGGCCTCGAAGCCATCAGTTCCGGGCACCTCAGAATCGCCGGAAACGACGTCGGCCATGTCGATCCGGCCGACCGCAACATCGCCATGGTCTTCCAGAATTACGCGCTGTATCCGCACATGACCGTTCGGGAGAACCTCGAATACGGCTTGAAGAACCGCCGCGTGCCGCGCGGCGAGATCGACCGGCGGATCGCCAACGCCGCCGGCATTCTGGAGATCGGCGAGTTCCTCGAGCGCCGGCCCCGCCAGCTCTCTGGCGGCCAGCGCCAGCGCGTCGCCATGGGCCGTGCGATTGTCCGCGATCCCGCCGCCTTTCTGTTCGACGAGCCCTTGTCCAATCTCGATGCGAAGCTGCGCGTGCAGATGCGCGTCGAAATCCGCAGGCTGCAGCGGCAGCTCAAGACCACGAGCCTCTATGTCACCCACGACCAGCTCGAGGCCATGACGCTCGCCGACAGGCTGGTCGTCATGAACGGCGGCCGGATCGAGCAGATCGGGACGCCGATCGAGGTCTATCGCCGCCCCGATACCGTCTTCGTTGCCGGCTTCATCGGTTCGCCGCCAATGAATCTGATCGATCTCGATGAGCTCGGCCCCTGTGACCTCGCGCTTCCCCGAGACACGGATCTCATCGGCATCAGGCCGGGTGCGATCAATCTCGGAGATGGATCGGCGCATGATCTCCGGTTCGACGCTCATGTCGAGTTGATCGAGACCGTCGGTGACGAGAACAACGTGCATCTGCGCATCGACGGCAGCGATAAGCGCATCGTCGCGAGCGTCCCTACCGATCGACATATGCAGGAAGGCGACCGCACTTCGTGCCATGTACGAAGGGACGGTTTGCATCCCTTCAACAGGACGACAGGGCGGCGAACCGATTGA
- a CDS encoding sugar-binding transcriptional regulator yields the protein MSQNRGASFQPTALPDEQLQVRVVWLYYMEGRTQGEIAEALSTNRLRVNKIIAEARRSGLVTITLNSRLTSCVALEQQLAAEFNLNRAIIVPTPEDAELIPVLLGQAAADYLVQLLNGGNIRGVGVGWGATLREMVRHMPSLRRPDLCVNSVMGGLTHGIEINTFDIASDLARQLNAECAYLAAPIYAGSPESRTAIIKQDVFETAFRQIEANDVIVLSIGDMTERSLLMRYGLPSSIDIEELVTAGACGDVLGQFVDKTGRPIEHAINRCAIAPELEALRAIPNVVFASGGLNKAQAIAAVLLSGLGNVLICDEETARQARQLALNLQAAGDS from the coding sequence ATGTCACAGAACAGAGGTGCTTCTTTCCAGCCCACCGCGCTCCCCGACGAGCAATTGCAGGTGCGTGTGGTCTGGCTTTATTACATGGAGGGACGCACCCAGGGTGAGATTGCAGAAGCGCTTTCGACCAACCGGCTTCGCGTCAACAAGATCATCGCCGAGGCGCGCCGATCCGGCCTGGTGACGATCACCCTCAATTCCCGGCTGACATCCTGCGTCGCCCTGGAACAGCAGTTGGCGGCGGAATTCAACCTCAATCGGGCGATCATCGTGCCGACGCCGGAAGATGCGGAACTCATTCCCGTCCTGCTCGGCCAGGCCGCCGCCGATTATCTCGTGCAATTGCTGAACGGCGGCAACATTCGCGGCGTCGGCGTCGGTTGGGGCGCGACGTTGCGCGAGATGGTGCGTCACATGCCGTCACTCCGGCGCCCTGATCTCTGCGTCAATTCGGTCATGGGCGGGCTGACGCACGGCATCGAGATCAATACGTTCGACATTGCGAGCGATCTCGCCCGCCAGCTCAACGCGGAATGCGCCTATCTCGCAGCGCCGATCTATGCCGGCAGCCCGGAGTCGCGCACCGCGATCATCAAGCAGGACGTTTTTGAAACGGCCTTTCGGCAGATCGAGGCCAATGACGTCATCGTGCTCAGCATTGGCGACATGACCGAACGCTCGCTGCTGATGCGCTACGGTCTGCCGAGCAGCATCGATATCGAGGAACTGGTCACAGCCGGCGCCTGCGGCGATGTTCTCGGCCAGTTCGTCGACAAGACAGGGCGGCCGATCGAACACGCGATCAACAGATGCGCGATCGCTCCCGAACTCGAAGCCCTGCGCGCCATTCCGAACGTCGTCTTCGCCTCGGGCGGCCTGAACAAGGCGCAGGCTATCGCCGCCGTGCTGCTGTCGGGCCTGGGCAACGTGCTGATCTGCGATGAAGAGACGGCCCGGCAAGCCCGACAGCTTGCGCTAAATCTCCAGGCAGCTGGCGATTCATAG